The following proteins are co-located in the Callospermophilus lateralis isolate mCalLat2 chromosome 8, mCalLat2.hap1, whole genome shotgun sequence genome:
- the LOC143405922 gene encoding all-trans-retinol dehydrogenase [NAD(+)] ADH4-like: MGTKGKVIKCKAAIAWETDKPLCIEEIEVAPPKAHEVRIQVIATSICHTDAHSIDPKFKEALFPVILGHECAGIVESVGPGVTNFKAGDKVIPFFAPQCKKCKFCLSPLTNLCGKLRNFEIPNIDQELMEDKTSRFTCKGKSIYHFMGVSSFSQYTVVSDVNLAKIDDDANLERVCLIGCGFSSGYGAAINTAKVTPGSTCAVFGLGGVGLSAVIGCKIAGASRIIAIDINSEKFAKAKALGATDCLNPRDLDKPIQEVIIELTNGGVDFAIDCAGGSQTMRAALDSTVVAWGSCTVVGVKFGDKGLEVSPIELLLGRKINGTFFGGWKSVDSVPKLVNDYKNKKFDLDALVTHTLPFDKINEAFDLMHQGKSIRTVLTF, from the exons ATGGGCACCAAGGGGAAA GTTATTAAATGCAAAGCAGCCATTGCCTGGGAAACAGACAAGCCCCTTTGCATTGAAGAGATTGAAGTAGCTCCCCCGAAGGCTCATGAAGTTCGAATTCAG GTAATCGCCACTTCCATATGCCATACTGATGCCCACAGTATTGACCCTAAATTTAAGGAGGCTCTTTTTCCAGTGATCCTTGGCCATGAATGTGCAGGAATAGTGGAAAGTGTTGGGCCAGGAGTGACCAACTTCAAAGCAG GTGACAAAGTCATTCCATTCTTTGCACCTCAATGTAAAAAATGCAAGTTCTGTCTGAGTCCTCTCACAAATCTTTGTGGAAAACTCAG gaatTTTGAAATTCCTAATATTGATCAAGAACTAATGGAAGACAAAACAAGCAGGTTTACCTGCAAAGGAAAATCAATTTACCACTTCATGGGAGTCAGTTCATTCTCTCAGTACACGGTGGTGTCAGACGTTAATCTTGCCAAAATAGATGACGATGCAAACTTAGAGAGAGTTTGTCTGATTGGATGTGGATTTTCATCTGGCTATGGGGCTGCAATCAACACTGCCAAG GTCACACCTGGTTCTACTTGTGCTGTTTTTGGCCTAGGAGGTGTAGGTCTTTCTGCTGTAATTGGTTGTAAAATAGCAGGAGCTTCCAGAATCATAGCTATTGACATCAATAGTGAAAAGTTTGCAAAGGCCAAAGCCCTAGGCGCCACTGACTGCCTCAATCCTAGAGACCTGGATAAACCCATTCAGGAGGTCATCATTGAATTGACCAATGGAGGTGTGGATTTTGCCATTGATtgtgcaggaggatctcaaactatg agaGCAGCCCTGGATAGCACAGTAGTAGCTTGGGGATCATGTACTGTGGTTGGAGTAAAGTTTGGTGACAAAGGATTGGAAGTTTCTCCAATAGAGCTACTATTGGGCCGCAAGATAAATGGAACATTCTTTGGTG GTTGGAAAAGTGTAGATTCTGTCCCAAAGCTGGTTAATGACTACAAGAAT